A genomic window from Quercus lobata isolate SW786 chromosome 10, ValleyOak3.0 Primary Assembly, whole genome shotgun sequence includes:
- the LOC115964172 gene encoding uncharacterized protein LOC115964172, which produces MLQFPAFMTQYPWSTRTIPTSFLLPSQWPQPHSEELLLATEESDYEEKCNEIGKTNSNLIVIGKTTVDNDKEDFDNDADDDDADNAEESEGEEFEQETS; this is translated from the exons atgttacAGTTTCCAGCGTTCATGACACAGTACCCGTGGTCGACGAGGACAATTCCGACGTCGTTTTTGCTTCCCTCTCAGTGGCCTCAACCCCACAGCGAGGAGCTCCTCCTTGCCACGGAGGAGTCCGATTACGAAGAAAAG TGCAATGAAATTGGGAAGACTAATAGCAACCTGATTGTGATTGGGAAAACCACTGTTGACAATGATAAAGAGGACTTTGATAATgatgctgatgatgatgatgctgacAATGCAGAGGAATCTGAGGGTGAAGAGTTTGAGCAGGAAACGAGTTAA
- the LOC115965302 gene encoding uncharacterized protein LOC115965302, with the protein MESNNSKNTETIKFLCSYGGKILPRYTDGKLRYAGGLTRVLAVDRSISFTELMVKLGEFCGSSVNLRCQLPTGDLETLISITSDEDLANVIEEYDRASSSSMNNRPLKIRAVLSPPKSLKQISPPQTPPESLRNSPSYRFAPRTHSPPAGYSVGARNCYRKSYPYSCQVQEYPRVSYSYCGPHCNYWH; encoded by the exons ATGGAGTCCAACAACAGCAAAAACACAGAGACCATCAAATTCCTTTGCAGTTATGGCGGGAAGATCCTCCCTCGCTACACCGACGGCAAGCTCCGCTACGCCGGCGGCCTCACACGTGTCCTCGCCGTCGATCGCTCCATTTCATTCacag AGTTGATGGTGAAGCTCGGAGAGTTCTGTGGCTCATCGGTGAATCTGAGGTGTCAATTGCCGACCGGCGACTTGGAAACCCTAATTTCGATCACGTCCGACGAAGACTTGGCGAATGTTATCGAAGAGTACGATCGCGCTTCGTCGTCGTCGATGAACAACCGTCCTTTGAAGATCAGAGCGGTGCTTTCGCCGCCGAAATCTCTCAAACAAATCTCTCCTCCTCAAACTCCCCCCGAATCGTTGCGAAACTCTCCTTCCTACCGATTCGCTCCCCGGACTCACTCGCCGCCGGCCGGTTACTCCGTCGGCGCTCGGAATTGTTACCGGAAAAGCTATCCGTATAGCTGCCAAGTACAGGAGTATCCTAGGGTGTCGTATTCGTATTGTGGCCCCCACTGCAATTACTGGCACTGA